In Candidatus Bathyarchaeota archaeon, the following proteins share a genomic window:
- a CDS encoding site-specific integrase yields the protein MEAEPKIEKRDAGATERTQQVKGKIIEFAWWMKKEGYAENTITRRVKLLSVLAKRGANLFEPESVKEAIARQDRWSVKTKELAVEAYNCFLRMVGGSWVPPIYKPVRKLPFIPTEQEIDQLIAGCNRKTATFLQLLKETGARCGEAWKLEWIDIDFQNKLVKITPEKGGEPRAIKISDKLISMLNTLPKNQPKIFQGSLRHFARSFRRQRTKIALKLQNDRINRITFHTFRHWKATMEYYKTKDILHVMKLLGHKNINNTLLYTQLVNFESNEYHVAVAKTSEEIKKLLEAGFEYVCMKDDLMYFRKRK from the coding sequence ATGGAAGCTGAGCCAAAAATCGAAAAGCGGGACGCGGGAGCCACAGAGCGGACACAGCAAGTCAAAGGTAAAATCATTGAGTTTGCTTGGTGGATGAAAAAGGAAGGCTATGCTGAAAACACTATTACCAGAAGGGTTAAGTTGCTTTCAGTTCTTGCCAAACGTGGTGCTAACCTATTTGAACCAGAAAGTGTTAAGGAAGCAATAGCCAGACAAGACCGTTGGAGTGTTAAGACAAAGGAGTTAGCTGTTGAAGCCTATAACTGTTTTCTAAGGATGGTTGGCGGAAGTTGGGTTCCACCAATCTATAAGCCTGTTAGGAAGTTGCCGTTTATACCCACGGAACAAGAAATCGACCAACTTATAGCTGGATGTAACCGCAAAACGGCTACGTTCCTTCAACTTCTTAAAGAGACTGGTGCCAGATGTGGGGAGGCCTGGAAACTTGAATGGATTGATATTGACTTCCAAAACAAGCTGGTTAAAATAACTCCTGAAAAAGGTGGAGAGCCAAGAGCCATAAAGATAAGCGACAAACTGATATCAATGCTCAATACGTTGCCCAAGAATCAACCGAAAATATTTCAAGGCTCCCTAAGACATTTTGCAAGGTCTTTCAGAAGACAAAGAACAAAGATAGCCCTCAAGCTTCAGAATGACCGAATTAATAGGATAACTTTCCATACGTTCAGGCACTGGAAAGCGACCATGGAATATTACAAGACCAAAGACATTTTGCACGTAATGAAGCTTCTCGGCCATAAAAACATCAACAACACGTTACTTTACACGCAACTCGTCAACTTTGAAAGTAACGAATATCATGTTGCTGTTGCGAAAACTTCAGAAGAAATCAAAAAACTCCTTGAAGCAGGCTTTGAATATGTATGCATGAAAGATGATTTGATGTACTTTAGAAAGCGCAAATGA